In Pseudobacter ginsenosidimutans, the following are encoded in one genomic region:
- a CDS encoding RNA polymerase sigma factor, whose amino-acid sequence MHLLLNPCKFVPENASYASGYWWIMTGSASTYQQLDNKDLFAMVAAGDEAAFRQLFNKFLPEIGSAIKSVVHSETATKDIIQEVFIQIWISRDKLTAVDLPRNWLFQVTYFLSYKWLRSQKNQEKLQSGLQQVSHSDNSNAVWEQLDFNETTRLIREAVVLLPEKAKKIYTLSREKNLKISEIAVTLGISEQTVKNSLTRSLSSIREHLLAHGISIPVFILCFFSNQ is encoded by the coding sequence TTGCATTTATTACTCAACCCATGCAAGTTCGTCCCGGAAAACGCATCGTATGCTTCCGGATACTGGTGGATCATGACAGGAAGCGCTTCTACATATCAGCAATTGGATAACAAGGATCTCTTTGCCATGGTGGCAGCAGGTGATGAAGCTGCGTTCAGACAACTCTTCAATAAATTCCTCCCGGAAATTGGTTCGGCCATCAAAAGTGTTGTTCATTCCGAAACAGCAACAAAAGATATCATCCAGGAAGTATTCATTCAGATATGGATCTCCAGGGATAAACTCACAGCAGTGGACCTTCCCAGGAACTGGCTTTTCCAGGTTACCTATTTTTTATCCTACAAATGGCTCAGGAGTCAGAAGAACCAGGAAAAGCTGCAATCGGGATTGCAGCAGGTAAGCCATTCTGATAATTCCAATGCAGTGTGGGAACAACTTGATTTCAATGAAACCACCCGACTGATCAGGGAAGCAGTAGTGCTGCTGCCTGAAAAAGCGAAGAAGATCTATACACTCAGCCGGGAAAAAAATCTGAAGATCAGCGAGATCGCTGTAACCCTGGGCATCTCGGAACAGACTGTCAAGAACTCATTGACACGTTCCTTATCCAGCATCCGCGAACACCTGCTGGCACACGGAATTTCCATTCCAGTATTTATTCTCTGTTTTTTTTCAAACCAATAG
- a CDS encoding FecR family protein, with product MEHRIDHLLNKLSENSATEADWNELLDAIRNDHSGEVIAGIEQFKNRKADVKGFDPETPEWDDVFKRAVAADKPEQSATGKLRRIHIMRWTAAAAVVLLSLVSVLYFLLPENKQVAPTNKQITIINPGSEGAVLTLADGVQMVIDTTLNGVVAAQNGSEVVVADGAMRYRPQEGKQGLVEYNTMTTPTGKQFQFTLPDGTKVWLNAASSIKYPTSFKGNTREVEVSGEAYFDVTHNAKQPFIVQAGKDARIEVLGTSFNVNAYPDEQDIRTTLESGLVMIRATGHNRSANTIKETLLKPGQQAVVAVLSNGSKEKGITINTEVKIEKVTAWKKGLFNFEGSSLVEVMKELERWYNIEVVYEGAPPTMKFYGKIGKQLPLNDLLEVLDKSKVKFMIEGRKLIVKP from the coding sequence TTGGAACACAGGATTGATCATTTATTGAATAAACTGTCGGAGAACTCGGCAACAGAGGCTGACTGGAACGAACTGTTAGATGCGATCCGGAATGATCATTCCGGAGAAGTGATCGCAGGCATTGAACAGTTTAAGAACAGGAAGGCAGATGTGAAAGGGTTTGATCCGGAAACGCCTGAATGGGACGATGTTTTCAAAAGGGCCGTGGCTGCAGACAAACCGGAACAGTCAGCAACCGGAAAACTGAGGCGCATCCATATCATGCGGTGGACGGCCGCTGCTGCCGTGGTACTGTTATCGTTGGTGTCGGTTCTTTATTTCCTGCTACCGGAAAATAAACAAGTGGCGCCGACAAACAAACAGATCACTATCATCAACCCTGGTTCTGAAGGCGCGGTTCTTACATTGGCAGATGGTGTACAAATGGTGATTGATACAACCCTGAATGGTGTTGTTGCTGCACAGAACGGAAGTGAGGTGGTGGTAGCTGACGGCGCTATGCGCTATCGCCCGCAGGAAGGGAAACAAGGACTGGTGGAATACAATACCATGACCACTCCAACAGGGAAACAATTCCAGTTCACGCTTCCCGACGGCACAAAGGTTTGGCTGAACGCAGCGAGTTCAATAAAATATCCTACGAGTTTCAAAGGAAACACAAGGGAAGTGGAAGTGAGTGGTGAAGCATATTTTGATGTAACACACAATGCAAAGCAGCCATTCATTGTGCAGGCAGGCAAGGATGCCAGGATAGAAGTGCTGGGAACATCCTTTAATGTGAACGCCTACCCGGATGAGCAGGATATCAGAACAACACTGGAAAGTGGACTGGTCATGATAAGGGCCACAGGCCATAACCGGTCTGCCAACACAATAAAAGAAACCCTCTTAAAACCAGGACAGCAGGCCGTTGTAGCGGTTCTGAGTAATGGCAGTAAAGAAAAAGGGATCACTATCAATACTGAAGTGAAGATAGAAAAAGTCACTGCTTGGAAAAAAGGTCTTTTCAATTTTGAAGGCTCCAGCCTGGTTGAAGTGATGAAGGAGCTGGAAAGATGGTACAATATCGAAGTTGTGTATGAAGGTGCACCGCCAACAATGAAGTTCTATGGGAAGATCGGTAAGCAACTTCCGCTGAACGATCTGCTGGAAGTGCTGGACAAATCGAAAGTAAAATTTATGATCGAAGGAAGAAAACTGATCGTTAAACCATAA
- a CDS encoding DUF4242 domain-containing protein translates to MPKYVIEREISGAGKLSAEQLKAISQTSCGVLSKMGSQIQWVNSYVTGDKIYCVYIAPDEEMIREHARLGGFPANRVSEVAAVIDPTTAE, encoded by the coding sequence ATGCCTAAGTATGTTATCGAACGGGAAATATCCGGTGCTGGTAAATTGTCCGCAGAACAATTGAAGGCGATCTCACAAACATCCTGTGGTGTGCTGAGCAAAATGGGATCGCAGATCCAATGGGTAAACAGTTACGTAACGGGTGATAAGATCTACTGTGTTTACATCGCACCCGATGAAGAGATGATCCGCGAACATGCAAGGCTGGGAGGGTTTCCTGCTAACCGTGTCAGTGAGGTGGCTGCTGTGATTGATCCAACAACTGCAGAGTAA